The Glycine soja cultivar W05 chromosome 8, ASM419377v2, whole genome shotgun sequence genome has a window encoding:
- the LOC114421194 gene encoding uncharacterized protein LOC114421194, which yields FKVIESYKDLAFSEYARVGRALTLYEVGDREEAIAEMEDVSISLKGYPEIHAALAAALYADKHAALLAENQFAIATLLDPHFTDLSYVRDTKHRPPSLISSLQHFITLS from the exons TTTAAGGTTATTGAAAGCTACAAAGACTTGGCATTCTCAGAATATGCAAGGGTAGGAAGAGCATTGACCTTATATGAAGTTGGTGACAGAGAAGAAGCAATTGCAGAGATGGAAGACGTTTCAATATCTCTAAAAGGGTATCCAG AAATACATGCAGCTCTTGCAGCAGCCTTATATGCAGATAAGCATGCCGCTTTGCTTGCTGAAAACCAGTTTGCCATTGCAACTCTTCTTGATCCCCATTTTACAGACCTTTCATATGTTAGAGACACAAAGCACCGGCCTCCAAGTTTGATCAGTTCACTGCAGCACTTCATCACACTATCTTAA